GAAACAAAACCAAATTAGAAGCAATGAATCATGTGGTAGGTAGGGTGCACGCGTGAGTCACAGAGGATACTATGATGACACTCGACACTTGTGAACTGCCATGCTCAAGCTTCAATTGTCAGAGCTCATCTCGCTAGTGCCAACGGGTGCTGACGCTCTCCCCCCTTGTCCGGGCGTTTATCCTAACATCGGGACGTGAGCTTTCTAGGCTCAGTCACACACCCGTGTCCCATGGTTGTTCTGGACCTAGTACTGCATACTCTGTTTGGCAGCCACCAGCAACTGAAGAAGCTCAAAGCACAGACCACACTACCTTCGTCACTAAAAAAAGTAGGCTAATTTATTCCGAGGAGAAGGTACAACTACCAATGATGAGCTTGATTCATTTGCTACTATATATCAGTTCAACCTCTTGAGTCTTGACTGGATTTCCTTAACTCCCTGAAGCTGTGGGATGACCTCATGACCATGATCAGTGGAATTATATTTATAGTTGTGGGCATTCTCACTTACGAAAACACGCACACGGTTCTTGACGGGCATAGGATGTGGACAATTCTTGCTAAGGAAGACATATGGCTATTGCATCATGACAGACATAAGCAAGAAAGCTATTACTGTGAATTATGGCAAATACTAgctgtttttgtgtgtgtgtgtgtgtgtgtgtgtgtgggggggggggggggggggggtaaaacCTTTGGGCTTGTCCTTTTCCCTGAAATTGCTCCAACTATATATGCCCTCAATCATCGTCGATGTTGTAAGCCATAAAAAACATACATAGAGCATACAGGAAAGAAGAACTAGGAAGGTGTTTGCTAATAAACAGACTACCATCTTGGTTTGAAAGGAAGGTCTATTCATGAAGTTTCAGCACAGAAACAATTTCTCATCTTCTAAACAGTGGCTCAGTCCCACTATGTTATCTTTTTCTCTTTACACCCCTCCCAGCTGGCTGGACATAACACCTTTTATTTACTTAAAACAAACAAGACACTCTTATTGTACTTCACTCAAAAAATTATCACATGTGCAGAAACGGTACCAGATGTCTTTCATCTCCTTCAGTGTGCAGATCGGAGCCACAAAGCTAGTACAGTACATAATTTTGAGCTACTGGTTTGGACAGGTTGTGGTCAGATGTCAGGCAAAGCCTCTACAGATAACAATCTCTATGGAATCAGATTCAGCTTGAATACCGCTCCAAGAGCAAACTGAGAATAGACTGAGgtacagagttcattcatctgatGAACATAGAATCATCAAAAGAAAATATGTGACAGTTGGTGCATGAAAATAATCCAAAGACATACTTAAGAAAATCAATATAACAAACTGACATATAATGAGATAAAGCCATCCATATTTATGTTGCTCTAGGGCCAATAGTGTTCCTTCTACTTACATGCGTGAGAACCAGAATCTAACCACTTCACATAGTCTCAGAAGAGTAGTAGTTTCCACCTTACCGCTACTACCTATGTAACCCAAGAGTGTCTGGCAACTAAATATCGGTACTCAGTACCACACTACCTTGCAGGATGGTTCCTATATGAACAACCAAATTCCAGATGAAAAATACCAGAAAATTGTCTGCCTTTACTTGAAATTGTTTCAAATTATTAGGTTTTCCAACGAAAAATCCTCACAGTACAACACCAACATGTAGCAACAATTGTTGTCCAAATATCCAGCAAAGGTTCCAATGCTACCGAAAATGGACAAGACAGGAGTAGCATAACCACACAAGAGAATTCATACTTCTAAAAAACAATTCAAGTCTATGAACTATATTTCATCAATTGTAACCTTTTAACAGTAAATATGTGTGCTACACACAATTTAAAGTCAAATCTGAGATTTCGTTTCACAAAGTGGAAGCCACTTGGTTGCAGAACAAAGCATTAGATATCAggtccttgtcctctgttgcaagCTATGATTCATTGTCTTTCTCAGCCATTTCCTTTTTATAagcctgcaattgttctttaaatTTCTTGCTCTCTTCAAAGTTTGCCTTCCGCTTCACAGCTTTCTGAATCTCACAAGAAGAGTACCATGACAGTTAGGGAAGCAAAAAACTTCTTCAGCATAAATTCGATATAGGACGAAATAACTAAATTGTAGTACTGTATTAACTCTTAACTTGGGAGGTTCTGTTAGTTTTATAGTTGAGACGATAATGCAAACACCTACATGTTGTTAGCCTACTGTATGTGGGGAAAAAATGTGCAAAACCGAATAATATGTGCGCCTCCAAAGGAAATCAATTTAATCAAATAAAAGGAGGAATGACAAGACTGGAGACAGATACAACAACACCGACAAACATCATGGTCATGTTGGTGTTTGATGAACACAATCCCCCAAAAAAAAATAGAGATGTTTACCTCCTGCCGAAAGCATCGATCTAGCTTAATCTTAAGATCTGTGCATTCCCCAAAGAATTTTTTTAAGGGGTGATCCACATGGCACTTCTGGAATTCTTCAATAATCTGGGGAGCAAATAGACATGATATTTTATTAGAAAGGTGCAACATATACATTTTAAATATGAAAGTTTCAGATAGACCCAGAGGTCCGTATAGAGATACCTCAGCACACATAGGATGCCTGTGTAGGGTGAGATGAGGATGCATTTCCAAAGCTATAGGACAGTAAACCTGCATGATTTTTCCCCATGTTATAAAGTAATAACTAATCCTCAAGTTAGATACCACAATTGACAGACTTTGCAGAAACACTATGCAAGCTGGTAGTGCCGCATAACATTGATACATGCCCTTATAGGCTTATACACAGACTTAATTTTTGTTCTGCTAACGACAGTCCTTCAACTTCTTACGAATACACAATCCCACGGGGAATCTGTTGTCAATACCTTACAAATCTAGATGGCGTACCAGGAGTGCCGAGCCAGGATTTGAGCAAACCCTGGGCCAAAAACTAAGTGCAATTGCGCCAAAACAAAAATCTGAAAAGTATCCCATACGAAAGCAGTAAGTATAGAATGGGTCGGTCGACGATGGAAGAATCACGGGTTGGCTAGCGACTAATAAGATCTAATCGTGCTGTATTTCTATAATTTATGAAATGCGCCAATCAAGCTATAAAAGGGGAAACTGGAGAAACCACCTAAACTTGATGGGGGATTGACGGATATCTTGGGGAAATCACCTGTGGCTAGGATCCACGCGACGAGAGCCGGAGAGGGAGGGCGACGTCGGCGAGCTCGACACCTCGACCAGCAGGCGGCTAGGGCGATGCAGCGGAGGCGGGGAACGCGTCGGCAGGTCGTGCGTCAATCAATTGGAGGCTGCGGCGGTGTAGAGGACGCGGCAGCGGCGATGCAGCGTCGGTGTGGGCGGCGAACTGCCTTAGCGGAGGCAGGCGGCGGCGCAGTGAGAGACGGGATTCTCTCCGTCTACGCGCAGGCGCGGCGAGGCAGGCAATGGTAGACTGGTCTGGACTCTCAACCCTGGCCCTAGCCCAGGGTACTCTTCTCTAGATGGGCTTTATTTAGAGAATTCTCATGGGCGAGCGGCCTAATCCCAATTCAATGAGCCAGCCGGGTACAATTCTAGCCCATGGCACCACCAATTCAACGAGTATAATTAGGTACACGCCGCGAATACACTTGCACACATAGGCCGAGTACAaatacagtcgcgcacacgaggaGGTACAGTCGTGTACACGAGtaagtacagtcacgcacaacacacgagtacagttgaacacacatgcgagtacaggtacagtcacgcacacgagcaggtacagtcgtgcacacgagcaggtacagtcacgcacaacacacgagtacagttgaacacacaggcgagtacaagtacagtcacgcacacgagcaggtacagtcacacacaacacacgagtacagttgaacacacgggcgagtacaagtacagtcacACAGACGAGCTGGTACAATCGTGAacacgagcaagtacatgtacagaagtacagtggcgcacacgagcaggtacagtcgctcgtaagtacaggtacagtcccgcacacgggcgagtacagttagcgagtaaaggaaaaaattgcaccaaatatatatctatacctaataataataaaggagctaaggtttctgccaaaaagtttcatCAACGCTTTTTTTGGGACGGTtatgccctcccaccaaatcgcataatacaGCATAATGCCATCATACCGGTTCGTTTTTTCTTTTCTCTCCTCTCCTTCGCATAGTCGCGTGCCTCTCGCCGCCGGCCAGGCTAGACGTCGACTGGCTCTGGTTGTAGTCCAAATTAGTTGCTGGCCGGGACTAAAAATTTGTTAGAGGTTGCGGCACTGCGCCTTGCAGGCCGCCGCCTCTACGGTCGTCCGCGCCGCAACGATATCCAACTAGATGGTGTATCCTGGGGGGAGTCGCTCCCTCTCTCGTCGCTCCCGTGGGCGACGGGGAGGGAACCCTAGCCACCCCCACCTCAGGCCTCTCGCCTCGTCCccttcctcctcgccgccgccggacggcgtcgccgggcaaagcccgggcgCTGGCGGCGGCGAGGCCCTTTCCCCCTCGCGTGGAGACGGCGGCGCGGGCTGTGGTGGCCGGCGAGGGCGGCGTGCTGGCGAGGGGCGCGGCGGCGCGGTCGGGGCTCCGACGGTGTGGTGGCTTCGCGGTTCTCTCGGGCGTTCCCGTGGAGGCGTccgctgacaaggtatcaacttgtcaatgcctatggattgtaggctagggtttagttggaagtagagggcaagtagatctcgaaggtttcagccgaaaagtactcgacgattatgagaactagggtttgcaacaatgattcgatgatctcttcgtccctcgactccccctttatataggaggcggagccgagggttttgttttgtacaagttacagagtccgggacggtttctaactcatcccgccggattacaaataacacttcttattacaactctaactttccttaatatatcttgggctcccgaatcttcctattcttcgggtaatgggccttcagtaaaccccgggtactatcttcggcaggcccattggggatgcctatgtcagtagcccccgagattttgcttgaatctttagagtcagggaaaatctccactttttatttttattcaacAACTTCAacctttttatatttcttcacataaaattctatattgtacagggataatggtaattggggctagttcatctgacggatcaggtactagttaacttctctagtggcaatccgcaaaaacctacttcaagatcacgtccctggacatgatctcgggatactggtgtaaacttcgacaggtgccgcttaaggtcttaccattctgtcgagtcccagtcaaatttatcgagtacctaacgcgtccgttaggattttcttcgtatctgttgatacggataaaagtagcagagcgcagtcttcggcgatgccacgcccagcagaacggatctggggtcttaccttcacaaatttgcggcattcagaaattgatcgcaactttggcgttctgagaatatattgtcgagtgctttttcggctgttggtgtaagggtacattgcccctatgtgtggttttggtaattaatgacaacccctatggactaatgttttcattgagtttatatgaaggaatattccataggtactacttgctctccatgtgttggattcaagtatggatgccatgaagataaagatataccttgtgtattggcatcaagatcatcggtatgaagatatatatgtgatatgatcaagaagaagaaatgaagatggagttcttatgtggaactcaatattagccatgctctatcctatgagataagcaatgaatgatcaagatcttgagagcttgattccaagtgaagaattctttatacacctcaagatagtatgatagagtatgagaagatacaaggttgagttgggcaagttcaagttgagcatcttgagtggatcacatacttgaagcttgccgtccatttggtgatgatggacatgtgaagatgtgcatcaatagagctttcccatcatggtgtatgggggagcatttgtgagtcttcacgaagcgacgatgatcaagtgaggcattccggcttgagtggagcttgaagagctgtcatcaagatcaagcgggatgcgcaaggcaaaggtatggccttgctaggttttccttttaccggtctcaaggtggttgttgggagaccggattataggatagatagccgcactatcaagaggggctttcggttgggtaacttgatcgcatcgtcttagggagctcaatcctttgcatactttgcatatccctattgcttcttggtgtttctctgtgtgaggttcttgagcttgttgctagctttacaacaagcccaagttcatcgaaaacggaatccgcatgcatcttctattgcgttttcgagtttggacgtctttaccgtttcttgacggtgggagactccctctctaaaatcatctaaaatgttctgtgaggagtctttttgttggggttctattcgtcgttatctttccaacaaaattggtttcatgtcaatcggggtccggacacaaaagttatcacagtttttgtataacatgatttcctgctggcccggtttctagcccggcgtgaccggccgtctgaccggatggcccggttcaaaccggcccctggaccggtgccatccggcacTATCCAAGAAGCTTTTAATCTTGGTccggtttctagcccggcgtgaccggccgtcgaccggatggcccggttcaaaccggccctcggaccggtgccatccggcacTATCCAAGAAGCTTTTCAGCTTGGTCCGGTcactagcccggtcgaccggtctgtAGGACCGGATGGCTGGTCTCAGGTCTTGGCCCGGTCGATCGGGTCCCGAACCGGATGCCCGGTCCCAGTTcttccggttgaccggcctcctcgtcggctgactcagcccaacttttccccaacggttatatttgctcttgggctataaatagcccttcttccaccttgggctgagtacttcttccctttctctcacctccattgttgcatttgaagaagttgctctctctcttgttcccccccatgattcttgctcatatttgaggatttgagagaggagatctagatctacactttcaccaaaccaattcttctctaagtgagggaatctcttgggatctagatcttggagtctttggttgactttcccccttgttcatcctctccaatctcatcctagcattcgttgctttggtgggatttgagtgtgaaggacttgaacacctccggtgttcttgctttgcatcattgcatagtgttgagctctccaccacgatttgttcgagtgagagaccgtgagcttgttactcttggagggtgacctcctagttggcttggtgattggtgctccggtgatctcttcaagaagattgtgaagaggcccgggcttctccttcgtggagcttgtgaagtggttgtggagcttgccatctccggagcggaggaaaagctaaccataaggaaagggccattatccttcgtgggtgtggttcggagaatagggtgagccttcgtggcgcggggaatccttcgtgggacctccactcctccaaacgtgacgtaccttgttgcaaagcaagggaacacgggaatacatcctcgtctccgcatgcctcggttatttctatacccgagctctctttccttgtgatagccatcgtgcttgaagtacatatatcttgctatcacttgtgctacatatatcttgtgcctatcttgcttagctctagttgctattgttacacttagttgagcttagcatatttagggtttgtgcttgtaaactaaacgatagtttaattccgcattcatacaagacaaatccgcaagagtttgtaattgcctattcaccccccccccctctaggcgacatctcgatctttcagttggaatggcacattttagcgagtcaaaatatgacttatattgctttcccgatgggagtatatgtagagttgattataactcgaaatatactctcttgcttttctatcttttcttttttaatttcatcgggcacgcgaacagcgttcccgatgggagtagcccccgaggctacaaccaagaacttgtgcttggttgtaggctcaacattttagtccaccttgtcgctatattgtcattatttcccgatatggtcttcttttcatctctcgggtgcgcgaacagcgctcccgatgggagtagcccccgaggctacaaccaagggcttgtgcttggttgtaggctcccacaatttctatactgccatactcgaaattttacttttgtcgaagtagcccccgagcatttgggcaaaaaacttgtatttgatcaaaggctcccgaagtattcaatgacTTCTCCTGTCGCCGATCTTCTttcatttttcttgtcgacatacttcccttagtcaaatttacttcatctctgctgATAGTCgtaatttttctgccttgtgggtccattgtttccaccacgttaacacgtcgtgcaagtggggacacacgtcctccgcttttcctggcgcacgtacggtaatgccacacgatttcttcatccaatggtgaattgcttcgcccgattcctatataaacctttcttcaacctccgttcactccttcgcttgcgccgcacatctgttcctctttgcaaaaacttcccctgcgcccaattctctttgatcttccgcacgcacgaacgttgcttttccagtgccgttgatgccaccgcgcacgcgactcactcgccacagcactccagagtccaggatggccgctgaagatcttgagtgggagagatctaaaatctccaaccaagatgtcaacatgctgaagaggcttggcctgatgaagaaagaggacgccatccgctttcccagcgaagaaagctacccaaaccctccaatggagtaccgggttagtttcgttgatcaccttatccgcggcctttctgccccaattcacgatttcctccgcggccttctttttgtttatgggattcaactgcaccagttgacccccaattccatcctccatgtctctatttttatcactctttgcgagtgcttccttggagtccctcctaactgggctctgtggaaacgtattttttgtctccgccgcaatggctcccacaatgccacctataacataggcggcgttgttatctgtgttcaaactgacgttgattacttcgacgtcaaatttcctgattctgtccaaggatggcgcaaaaggtggctctacatacacgaagaaagtgccaattctattgagcacaacatagtccctttcgacggaagtgccaaaattcagcgccgccgctcctgggatgctgaagcttccgaagaagagaaaaaggcgacagaagcacttatgtctcgtattcatcagcttcaaaatactcgaggcaaagagctttctggtgttcaaatcactgcctactttcttaggattagagtgcagcctcttcaggctcgcaaaaatcccctttggacgtattctggtggaaatgatgccaataggctctccaatgatctttctgtaaaggacttggagaagctgattcgaagaatttcctcgctgAACAAGAAGGATTCTATTCCCTCCttttgccgcgtggaaccatacagctccgccaatcctccccctgaggtattttgtcttcccgaatttttgtcttgttccgaactttccctgcatcttaTTGTATTGATACCTCtctaattttcttttgtcgctattttcctgcagaaccatcctactttggcttcccttcctcctcttcctgaggatggagaagtcgaagaaagggccattgtcacagatgacaatcaagaagctccatcctttgtgaacgaacccgtggattcacgaaaatctgcgggtaattccgaaggtacttcgtcggcacaatctcctcctcccgctgtctccccgaaaggcaaaaggaaaaggaatgatgtcgaagattccgacacttctaaagccgaagaagttgatccttcacgccagaaggcaacttacgatccttatcttgaatccttcgtcagctcgtaagtctttTTTATTTTTCCTTATTTCTGTACCCGAAATGttttgtcttgtcttgctttttatgctgtcttcttttaatctcagtgatgacgaggaagaaatacGAACTGTCGACGTGGCTCCCcgtacgagcacgtcacatactttgcttgcttcggacacactagttgaaggagaagaatcttcgcctcctcaacgaaacgtcgtcaccactacttcgccatcaagcccccttgcgccttcaccaaaaaggacaaggattgaaacgattgttgagcctgcccctcagttaggcggctcttctactttgctcttggatgatgtaagcttgtcgatatTTATATTTTctctattttgttttttcacaccttcactcgtttttcataccgatatttctctttctttgttcttctttgacagcccatgatcaaagagcttattcgcatcagatcccaattcgttgggtaccgtgagtatgccaacagagctgaaggtaataactttttgctGTCTTTGTTTagaacttcttgctcctgtcctttgtcgcaacctttttaacctttcttttttcttttttacttcaacagagaaacttgcagaggccaacaaacgtgctgacgcacttgctcaaaaactggagcaaagtgaggcggctcgcaagaaagccgaacttgttgctagcgaagccaaagccgaggctgatgaagccaaagcaaaagctgctagtatcgaggaactgcagaaaagacttgaggatgctgaatctgctttaaacgagcataaagctgcacaagctgctcgtgaacaggggatcctcaagcgcctgaaatcacaaagtcgacgcactttcagtaataccattgatcccttctatttttatgagaaccgctgtttatttttgttgaccaacgttttgtttcctgtggcagaccaaacaaaccaagatt
This region of Lolium perenne isolate Kyuss_39 chromosome 2, Kyuss_2.0, whole genome shotgun sequence genomic DNA includes:
- the LOC127334978 gene encoding uncharacterized protein codes for the protein MHPHLTLHRHPMCAEIIEEFQKCHVDHPLKKFFGECTDLKIKLDRCFRQEKAVKRKANFEESKKFKEQLQAYKKEMAEKDNES